Proteins found in one Desulfobacterales bacterium genomic segment:
- a CDS encoding FAD-dependent oxidoreductase: MDIYDVVIIGAGPAGLQAALHAVRKRAAVLVLGRLEKSSLYRAHVENYLCLEGVREGKELLEIGLEQVKGFGAQVWPEDVLHIEAVDEKFAIAVESGRKITARTIIFTTGTSRKKLKVAGEKELAGRGVSYCVDCDANFYRNVPVAVIGNESAAVDGALTMTGYASEVFLIARELSVSGKLRDKLVDGPVTVLEGNWVKEIVGENAVTGVLLEDGRNIAVQGVFIELGAKGALELATILGVQLDMETFTHINTDKKQKTNIPGIYAAGDITGHPYQMAKAVGEGCIAGLNAANYALKRKRAEEK, encoded by the coding sequence ATGGACATCTATGATGTTGTGATAATCGGCGCCGGCCCGGCCGGCCTCCAGGCCGCGCTCCATGCGGTCCGGAAAAGGGCCGCGGTCCTGGTCCTCGGCCGGCTGGAAAAGAGCAGCCTCTACCGGGCCCATGTGGAGAACTATCTCTGCCTTGAAGGGGTCAGGGAGGGCAAGGAGTTGCTGGAAATCGGCCTGGAGCAGGTCAAGGGGTTCGGGGCCCAGGTCTGGCCCGAGGATGTCCTGCATATCGAGGCGGTGGATGAAAAGTTCGCGATCGCGGTGGAGTCGGGCCGCAAGATCACGGCCCGGACGATTATCTTTACCACCGGCACCTCCCGGAAAAAGCTGAAAGTGGCGGGTGAAAAAGAACTGGCCGGCCGCGGGGTCAGTTACTGCGTGGACTGCGACGCCAATTTCTACCGCAACGTGCCGGTGGCGGTTATCGGCAATGAGAGCGCGGCGGTGGACGGCGCCCTGACCATGACCGGCTACGCCTCCGAGGTTTTTTTGATAGCCAGGGAACTGTCAGTGTCCGGCAAACTGCGGGACAAGCTCGTGGACGGGCCGGTAACGGTGCTGGAAGGCAACTGGGTCAAGGAAATTGTCGGCGAGAACGCGGTGACCGGGGTCCTGCTCGAGGATGGACGGAATATTGCGGTGCAAGGGGTGTTTATCGAACTGGGGGCCAAGGGCGCCCTTGAACTGGCCACCATCCTCGGGGTCCAGCTCGACATGGAGACCTTTACCCATATCAACACGGATAAGAAACAGAAGACCAATATTCCGGGAATCTACGCGGCCGGCGATATTACCGGTCATCCCTACCAGATGGCCAAGGCGGTGGGCGAGGGCTGTATCGCCGGCCTCAATGCGGCCAACTATGCCTTGAAGCGAAAGAGGGCGGAAGAGAAGTAG